A segment of the Lycium ferocissimum isolate CSIRO_LF1 chromosome 10, AGI_CSIRO_Lferr_CH_V1, whole genome shotgun sequence genome:
tgatgattactATTAAGTCTTTGCCTCTCATCTTTAAGCCATGAAGGTAAACTTGAGGACAATGTTGAAGATTCAATATTAGAAGCATTGTTTTGTTGTAAGCTCAATGCTTCtaatttgaacttggaagagcAATCGGCACAACAAGTCAATTGCTTCTCATGATAATGATCTCCATTATCAACAATCATCCCACAAGATCCATTTTCAGATGCCTTGCTTCTAAGTTCAAGTTGTGTATCACtgatatacaaatataaaaaacattggaaaaaataaataatttgacaAAAACAttcactataaaaataaaaataaaaacaaaaacaaaaattagttATGAAATTCGTTCATTAATCTATTGGTAATTAGCCAATAACTAACAAGATGTTCTGATAATATGTCATTAAATAGAATTAGCAATGAATTTTGTTGTTTAGTAATAGAAGCTGTCCatctctaatttttattttttataattcaCTGCGTGTAAGCTTTgagccttttttttaaaaaagaaaaaaactttgcTTTCTCATAGTTTGAGGGAGTTAAAGAGAAAGCCGATCATAATGAAATTAAAGTGGaggaaaaaggaaggaaaagggAAAAGTGAATGGTCAAACAACAAATTGCCTAgaatgagaagaagaagaagaagaagaataaaggTGAAAGAAGGATTAAGGAGTAATGCTTTTGAGGAATATTAGTAGAAATATAAAAAGGGTAATTAACACGTTTTCTGCTCTCTCTTTCATGTAACATTTTCCGCACAAAGGATACTTTCGATCAAAGATAACTCCCAAAATCTAACAatcaaattcaagaaaatttggtAATGCTGATACACCAAATAACAATCAaattcagccaaaaaaaaataaaatgaaacgatgaACTCATTAAAATTCAGTAACTAATTTATTTGGATATAAGTAATATGATTGATTGCGTAAAGGATTTTTACGTCAATAAATCAATTATTTACTTGATTACTCCCGAACTTCTGTCActaaacaacacaaaattcattgCTGATCATATTTAACGATGGATTAGCTTATAAAAAATTCATGTTAGCAATGAACTATTTAGAGAGGGATTAATGCCAAATTCCGCAGCTATTTCTTGTTTTTTGTAGTCGAAGATTTACATATTGTTATAAGTGAAACTTAACCTGAAATTAGAAAAAGTATATATCTTAAAAATCTATAAATTGACAGTGCATATTGTTTAAGTGTTTTATCTTACCTGTCAGAGTTGAGACTCAGGCCCAAACTGCCAGTAGGAACAGTAACAGGATGCAGGCCCCAAATAGACTCCAATGAATTATGACCATTTCTGCATCTCATGTAAGTTTGAAATGTTGCAATTCCTACAAGCCAAAATTTTCCATTTTCACCAATACTACAAACTAATCTCCCGAGTTCCATGATCATGTGTTCCACAGAATAGTAGTAACTTGAATTATTGTTACTATTAGCCCTATAATCAGTAATCCACTTGAGATCTCCCAAGTACAAAAGAACTCCTTTGGTCACTAGACTTTTCACAAGGCAAGTCAATTCTCCTATTTTTTGCTCAACTTCTTTTCTTGTGAAATTAGCAAAACTTGAAAGAGGAACACTTATGAGTTTAATTTCCTTCAAAGATTCATCAATAGTACAATCTCCATTTATATTGTCAACCTTATCCATCACTCCTTTAATCACTCCTTCTAAGCTACCAATACATTCACCAACTATCACAATACTTTTCCTCCTTTTGTTCTTCAGACTTTCCACGACACTCATCACATCCTCATCTTTAACATGTGCAAAAGAATTAGGAGTACTACTTACTTTGTTGCAACTTGCTTTTAATAATCCACCACTTTGATCATGAGAAAGGAatacatggttgttgttgttgttgttttctttggGCTTACTTGAAGGAGAAggactttgagaagtagtacaCATGAGGTCTAATGAAATTATAGCTTGTTCAACATTGGTTTTGACTTGAGTACTAGAAAAGCCAGCTTCTCTCATGACCCTACTCACACTAGGATCATCCAGGATAGAAATAATGAGTTGCTCAAGATCTATCTTCACAGCCAGaagaggttgttgttgttgttgttgatgatgattctCTACTATTGACCCTCTCCTCTGATGAGCTTGAGCACGCTTGAAGGCGGCCACAAGCGCGTTAGAAATGGaaggatgttgatgttgatgttgattctGATTCTGATGAGGATTATAAGGGCCTAATAACATGGGGCTActagaagaagaggaagatgtAGGAAGGCGATTGAGGGCCACGTTGAAGCAAAGCTCAAGGGCTTTACAACGAAGGGGGTGAGACTGAGACTGACTCTGAGACTGGAGACATGCTGTCCTAAGTAAaccagaagaagaagagagtagGGTGTTGGCTACATGGAGAGGTGTCACTTGGGCATGGCCGCGACGTTTCGCTAGCACCACAGCTTGTTTTACTATATTTGCTGCCTCTGATGTTAGAGCTTGTTGCACTGTGCAACCTCCACTCCTCATTTTTAACTACTTGATCAAGAAATTAAGGAAGAAGGAAGTTGGCTAATTTTTTGAGCTAGGGTTAATTAAGCTATGGTGTATAGACCCTTGTGATCAAAGTCTTGGTTTCCTGATGAGTAGAGAATTAAAAGTTGCACTCATATAAACAAGGCTTTTGTGACTTGATTGAGTTAAAATTTAACATGGGATACAAGACCTCAATAGAGAGAATGAATTACAAAAGAGAAATTAAGCCCTATTCAACATCAAAAGAATTAGGTTTATATATGTCTATCTTGGATAGAGGACTGTGTAGACATCAAAGCTGAAATCTAGAGTAAGATTGTATTGTTTGAGGGAGAAGTGAGAAATATAAGGTTGGGGGTAGTGAGGAGTTAATaagttttaacttttattttatgtatcaGGGCCTGTTCGTTTCTTGTATGTGAGGTAAAATTTTGGGGGTCCAAAAGTGACTTGTAGTGGAAAGTGGAATGCATGTACTGACAAGGACGTTGAATTGCACCATTACCAAAGGCAACTAatcaacttcaaaaaaaaacaaaaaaaatgataaacttTAGTTTACTCTCTTATACACATTGTAGatttatttaagttatatacgcCTTCGATATAATGATTTTTATATCTTTCGGTTACCTTTATTTGTTATAGTTAACAGGtaatttgtattatttttataaatccCATCTATAAATATCCTTTAAGTAAtcttataatataataaaaaaatctaCACTGACGGTGTATATATAGCTTAAACTACGGCAAATACTTACTCGCACcgggtgtttacaccaaatcaatgACATTTACCGTggttaagtgatttaatgaagtGAATACATACattaatcatggttaagtgaTAATTGTATACAATCAAACACATGTCATGCATTCATTAGTTTGGTATAAACACCCTATACAGGCAAGTTTTTACCACTACCTAATACTCCTACTTAATAAAGACAGTGATATGATTCCCccgtttctttcttttgtttagaGATACTTAAAATGATCCTACAACCTTccatttgttttaattaataaaatagaagTTGATATACACAATTCCAAAAAATTATACAGAAAAGAATTAGGGTAATTGGTCTGGTTAGAAGATAAATTATATCTAAGTAGGATAATGGGCATCATTATAGCAAATTGACTTACGGTTTCACGTGCAGGGCACGTGCCCCTTGCTGCTAGGAGACGAACTGAGTTAGTGGAACCATACCTTTCATGCAAGTATTATAtatttacattattattattactactttctttaactattttattaatttacaaAAGGTGAGTAGTATTGGATACCAACACATCCATCAATTCATTTGGGGCACCAAAATCTTTCTTGTGGTTTTCGTATAGTTAGACTAGTATTAAATTtgaaaagattttttaaaaaatgactaGTATTAAAGAAAAGGTACAAGAACCAAattggaacttttttttttttttttttgggttcaaAAGATCACTTATATTAGGAACCACCTAAACCTAGACATAGCTTTAACTCAAACAAAGAGACGAATATGtgattttccaaaaagaaatgCTTTACAACGATACATTTGACAATTTTACATTTCGCACAGTTATGGTTAGTCTTTAAAGAAAACGTGTAAGAGCCCCGTTTGAATTAGCTGAAAAAAGTGGCTTTTATGCATAAGCgtttaaagtactttttaagtgtTAAAAGTTATTTCATAAATAAGtagttacgtgtttggataaaagtgcttaaaggatttttagaagtaagggtagtattggaattagaaaaaaatataagggataaaaggataaagttgttggtcaaaccaaaatagcttttaagcccaaaaaaataaaaataagttggggttgaACAACTTCTtagttttggcttattttaagcactttttaactcAATTTAAGCTGTTTTCTATGTTACCAAACACCCAAATAAGTttaaaatggcttataagcgctttggccaacttataagccaatccaaacaggctctaagttgAAAAAGAGGGCAAGAGATCTCATTTTATCTACTTTTAACAGTCTCAGTTTATCCTTAATAACACTTTTTCCTTATAATcacatgacatatttaagaccCACAAGAATCAAATAGGCCGAGctaagatttgaagtttatgagttcaaCATTTTAGCCCTTTTAAGTTATTGGAATCTAAAtcaataatttatacatattaaataaatttcttaagaCAAATATAGAGTTTTGACCAAACTTAATGGATTCGACCGGACTCATACTTTGATCTCTAGCTCTGCTCCCCATACATAATCctttcatatatatgttatagacACATTTAATTTAAGATGctaatatttacttttttaaaacTATGTCTAATCAAACTAAAACACACAAAATAAAATGGGGGAGCTGTAAATATGCTGACTAATTTtgcaaatatataaaaaaaggttAAAATTTGTGACTGCCCCAATTAGAAGGAGAGAACATGAGATGAAAGTGTGTCATGGAACCTTGTAAATACAACTATTTTGTTCCGAACTAGAGGACAGGGAAGAACGGCCTTCAATTTATAATTGACTACTTATAGTTAGATGTACTTACATTCAATAGTTCAATTATATGACccttatgattttgttttatattggttaaagaacgtgaaaactCTACTTTAATACTGGGTGGGGGCAGGGCCGGCAGGAACAGCGGCGGGAAGTAGTCCGCGGGATACGAGTTTGGTTTCACTCAAATTGTGTATGTATTCAGAAACTTATTAAATATGTAGAAACTTGAATTTAATTTAGAACTCAGTTACCAACACTTGAAGGACCGTTTCAAATTCATAACATTATATAGTTCAAATTCTGAATCCACTTCTGATAGACATTTGCATGTTCCGGCAACATCAAATAATATGAGATAACTACAAGTAATTGCTCATACTAATTTGTTGCACAGAAATAAAGCAGACATCCCATTATATAATGTTGAAATTAACCATTTAAATGGTAAAgtctttatattatatatcatGCCTTTACTAGCTAGGCATAATGATATGATAAAGATAAATTTTTATCGGACTCAAAGATTATCTAAATCCAGATTGTAGAATTGTGCTTTGCTTTCTGTCTCTAAGCAATTGGTTTTAACGTtcatattaatcatcttttatcTTTCTCGTTGAAGATTTTTTTAACCAAATAATAATCCATCATTTCATTGTTTTCCCGGATAGTATCTACACAATATGATTACTGTCTATTTGTGGTCCAAATCTACAAGTTATTTGATgatttttaatgttattttatcttattttatgtttatactTTATAAGGATACTTTGTGGGGGCAATTTTACTTTGTATTGGCCCATGCTATGTTAGATTTGTGGTATCATTCTTCAGCGTGACATATTATAGCATATAAAGAAGAGCAACTCCACTCGCTATCCTCTTTATCTTTTGATAAATCCAacagaaaaaacaaaaactcaaaaagaaaaaccatTTGTAGTATTAAATTAAGATATATAGAAAATGTTAATTTGTGTTCTACACAATTAACGAGAGATCTCACTTTTAATTCCTCAATCATATTCTGCTTTTACTGGCCTTCTTCAAGACTATCTGACAGAATAATATGTTGGGAACTAGCTActcttagggtgtgtttggtacgaacGAAAATGTTTCTCTAGAGATACTTTTTTAGAAAACAagtaatttttctcttttattttttttgtgtttggtgagtgaattaaaattattatctcaaaaatatttctatataatctagacaaacACTACAAGCATATATAAAGTGAAGTGTGCATGTAGAAGTGGAGGGGGAGGGGGGCAAAAGGGGGTGGAGTGGCGGGGTGAGGGAGGACAGGGGAATGCGTGGGGGCGAGGATGAGGGTGGGGGAGTGAGGTGCGGGGCGAGCGAGTGGTAGGACATGGAGGTGGTGTAGTGGTAGTGGACTTGGGTGGATGGAGAGTGGAGACAATCAACATGGAGTGTTACTTATgaaatttgttttctttatttacacTAGAGGAATCACTTTTCTAATTTGTTACAAgaaacatatttttctaaagaaaatattttcaaaaaatattttgattaacgaatatgagaaaattaaaaaaaaaacattcctcCATATAAAACTCACCCTTAGTCTCAATCTCctttaattccaaaaaaagaaaaggagggaaaattatttattttagccTTTAGGAAcagaatattttaaaaagtgagCTAGGTAGGGATCTATGTATCCCTTTAAAAACAAGGAGCTTcccttttttcacttttaactATTATCATTTTTGGTACTGTACTTGAGAACGATAATTTGTGATCTcgcaaaagaaacaaaaaaaaattaaagcaaaCAAACCGTAAGAATGTTTTCTTGTGAGGATCCAAGAAGTGGGGGACAAAGCTACAACTTTACCTACGAATTTGACAGAATCCATTAGCATTGGATCAAATCTTATGTTTGTATTTAAAATTCCACTTAataagtataattaatttatcaAAAACTCAATAAATTGCTTTTTAAAAAGTTCAGAACTCATAAATCTAAAATTCTATTTCAATCTTTGCCAAGAAGATGCATACAAACGGCCAAATTGTACTCCTCGATCAATTAGTGATGGATTCAAAATTAAGACGTATTGAATAGTGGAGGCCTATCACCTTAAAAGCCCAACAGTGTCACTCAATACTGTATGGACAAACAAAAAGCCgaaatattttactttgtgTATACACGTAAATATATTGTGacgttaaaataaaataagttgagTCTACTAGGATCACTACTCACTAGCTGGCTTAAGACCATATACATAAATGGTTGAATCAATGGTGCTTAAAGTTAAAGTCAATTTTCATTTACACCTCAATTAACTAAGGTTTGTATCTATTTAACACTTCAACATTATTTTCTCCGGTTCATTTTACATGTCGtccttattaaaaataaatggtCCAAATATAAttgtcattttagaaaatcaaaatataattaagtactatttttttcatctttacGAGAGATTCATGTAGTGAAAAAgagagtagaattgaattgagatCAAAGAGTGAATCGggataatttaatcaaattacccttttagttaatattttcttaagggaaGTGTAAATAgaaaacatgataagtaaaatagaCCGGATCGAGGGAGTTTTTAgatcttttgaattttttaactGAGTATACATGTaaataaaatgtaaaaaaacatataaataacataagttGACACTACGAGGCGTGCGTATCATAGTCCAACTAGTCAAATGTGTAGCTTAAGGCCAAATACAATTGATGGTACTTTAATTTAATACCTTAATGAGGTTTGCACCAATTAGGCAATTTAACAAGATCCAAAATGTATCTATTAAACACAAAAAATCGCAGTTGcaacttgcattttttttttcttttcttaaaatgtctttaatatttattttctcattgTGGATCTTGGTCATTTGCAGTAAATTTAGTGGTGAGGGGAAAGTAAAAGAGAATAGAAAAAAACAGGAACTTTGCTAGATATGGTAGATGGTCCATTAAACTGTGAGaatatatttatcttctttCAAGAGGAATTAGCATGCCAGTCAAAAAAGTTTATCTCCCTCATCTTTGTTTTCTTAAAAGACATAACAAGATTGTTTTCATTGAAAgaacaaagagagagagagagagagagagcactCTTTGGAAGCCATAAAAAGTAGTGTTTGATCAATGAAAGtaagcaacttttttttttcttcctataATTTAGCATGCACAAACAAATATCACCCATACAGAAGGTGTTTAAAACCCCCCACCCCATACCCAAACTCACAATTGTTAGAAAGTTGTTCTAATTTAAAGATTATTAAAGTGTTAAAAAGCTCCCCCAAACTGTTTGTTGCAAGTTATTCAATTAGGTAGACCGCTATAAGATATGTGAGCATATATAGAGGAAAATATTAAGTTAACTTAGGCTATTTGGGACCCCATTAGGTTTTTCTCTTTACCTAGTCAAACTAGCGCCCTTTTTTTCCATTTGGTGTCCGGCCGGATGTTCACTTGGGTACTAAACTTATAACGTCAGGACTTTCAGTCAATAGtgactataaaaaaaaaaaaatcaattgtaATTAAAAATAATGACCAATTTGGACTTTTGGAGACTGAATTTCCCTTTAGTGagagctttttttttcttgtaatgtcacccatatatataaatttgCTTAATATGACTCAACTTACATTATGTGAGTAATCTAAAGAAATTACTCTACTTTTCTGTACAGATATTGTAAAAATACTAACAGATTATCACAAAGACATAATTGTGAAAAATGAGATTATCAGCCTGAAAAATAAGACAGATAActtataatattaaaatacattaatttgttttttcacaCTGTCATGTATATGAGTTAAATCCTACTCGTAATAGCAATCAAGTTGTCAACATCATGAGCTAATCACTTATCTTGAGAATTCATGTTGAACCAATGCCTTGGGCTTTCTTAATTAATAATCTTAACTCTAGATCTTTCAACATCAAATCCTAAGTTCTTAGTAATGATTCATTATTTTAATCCAAAAAGATAGGATGAGTGATCA
Coding sequences within it:
- the LOC132032826 gene encoding protein SMAX1-LIKE 3 isoform X1, with protein sequence MRSGGCTVQQALTSEAANIVKQAVVLAKRRGHAQVTPLHVANTLLSSSSGLLRTACLQSQSQSQSHPLRCKALELCFNVALNRLPTSSSSSSSPMLLGPYNPHQNQNQHQHQHPSISNALVAAFKRAQAHQRRGSIVENHHQQQQQQPLLAVKIDLEQLIISILDDPSVSRVMREAGFSSTQVKTNVEQAIISLDLMCTTSQSPSPSSKPKENNNNNNHVFLSHDQSGGLLKASCNKVSSTPNSFAHVKDEDVMSVVESLKNKRRKSIVIVGECIGSLEGVIKGVMDKVDNINGDCTIDESLKEIKLISVPLSSFANFTRKEVEQKIGELTCLVKSLVTKGVLLYLGDLKWITDYRANSNNNSSYYYSVEHMIMELGRLVCSIGENGKFWLVGIATFQTYMRCRNGHNSLESIWGLHPVTVPTGSLGLSLNSDSDTQLELRSKASENGSCGMIVDNGDHYHEKQLTCCADCSSKFKLEALSLQQNNASNIESSTLSSSLPSWLKDERQRLNSNHHHEQKGVSIEQLCKKWNSICNSSHKKTKMFERSLTFPSSTSPSSIFNSPFVDPEVHTWREKNDNTRETSLRIYIPEHSDGEPRNAFSSSNPNSTPNSASSSDQIMEMDYYTSMFKEFNLENLKILTNALEEKVPWQKEVIREISGTILQCRSGMIKRNGEVKEDTWLFFQGNDVQAKEKIARELAKVVFGSYARCTSIALSSFSSMKLDYKRSRDEQSCSYIERFAQGVSSNPHRVFFVEDVEQVDYCSQRGIKKAIERGKITNSSGEEVSLRDAIIILSCDHESFISSRSSRGVSPCDGSDNEEIKGANAMEETRSISPNCVSLDLNISIDDHETSVDDQQYNLDDIRLLDSVDRCIMFRIQEM
- the LOC132032826 gene encoding protein SMAX1-LIKE 3 isoform X2; protein product: MRSGGCTVQQALTSEAANIVKQAVVLAKRRGHAQVTPLHVANTLLSSSSGLLRTACLQSQSQSQSHPLRCKALELCFNVALNRLPTSSSSSSSPMLLGPYNPHQNQNQHQHQHPSISNALVAAFKRAQAHQRRGSIVENHHQQQQQQPLLAVKIDLEQLIISILDDPSVSRVMREAGFSSTQVKTNVEQAIISLDLMCTTSQSPSPSSKPKENNNNNNHVFLSHDQSGGLLKASCNKVSSTPNSFAHVKDEDVMSVVESLKNKRRKSIVIVGECIGSLEGVIKGVMDKVDNINGDCTIDESLKEIKLISVPLSSFANFTRKEVEQKIGELTCLVKSLVTKGVLLYLGDLKWITDYRANSNNNSSYYYSVEHMIMELGRLVCSIGENGKFWLVGIATFQTYMRCRNGHNSLESIWGLHPVTVPTGSLGLSLNSDSDTQLELRSKASENGSCGMIVDNGDHYHEKQLTCCADCSSKFKLEALSLQQNNASNIESSTLSSSLPSWLKDERQRLNSNHHHEQGVSIEQLCKKWNSICNSSHKKTKMFERSLTFPSSTSPSSIFNSPFVDPEVHTWREKNDNTRETSLRIYIPEHSDGEPRNAFSSSNPNSTPNSASSSDQIMEMDYYTSMFKEFNLENLKILTNALEEKVPWQKEVIREISGTILQCRSGMIKRNGEVKEDTWLFFQGNDVQAKEKIARELAKVVFGSYARCTSIALSSFSSMKLDYKRSRDEQSCSYIERFAQGVSSNPHRVFFVEDVEQVDYCSQRGIKKAIERGKITNSSGEEVSLRDAIIILSCDHESFISSRSSRGVSPCDGSDNEEIKGANAMEETRSISPNCVSLDLNISIDDHETSVDDQQYNLDDIRLLDSVDRCIMFRIQEM